A stretch of Desulfotalea psychrophila LSv54 DNA encodes these proteins:
- a CDS encoding AAA family ATPase has translation MKIKRLTLHNYRRFTNFEIDFDEQLTVLVAKNGEGKSTILDAVATSLGVFLTRLPRVTGLEPKASDFHIFSDGHRPPYMRITSETDTGFVWDRTERRDQTEKTAGEIPPGRGVKELYAYVDQFIEAENAGADYQLPIFIYFGTGRDVFEIPLPEPCLCKPRRRFDALHGALQSRTNFKGFMEYFYALGQLEARAQKRSGSPDLELPELRAIRRAVNSMLPDFSNPQVVEQSTIQVDWRQETGVKQLTIEQLSSGHRMILVLVMDIAARMVQANPQMADPLQTEGIVLIDEVDLHLHPSWQQVILLDLMKTFPCIQFIVTTHSPQVVSAVDPRSLRVIDWREDQPSLVPVGFSAGAEAQQVLLQVLGVESSRVQQLAVVQKLKRYQALVDADRWDCEEALELRRALDIWGGEHEPELACLDMDIRMKEMDRFDEEDN, from the coding sequence ATGAAGATAAAACGACTGACACTCCATAATTATCGTCGATTCACCAACTTTGAAATTGATTTTGATGAGCAGTTGACTGTTCTGGTTGCGAAAAACGGCGAGGGGAAATCAACTATCCTTGATGCTGTTGCCACCTCTCTGGGTGTTTTTTTAACCCGCCTGCCCAGGGTGACAGGTCTGGAGCCCAAGGCCAGTGACTTTCATATCTTCTCTGACGGGCATAGACCTCCCTATATGCGTATTACCAGTGAGACCGATACAGGTTTTGTCTGGGATAGAACGGAGAGACGGGATCAGACAGAAAAAACGGCAGGAGAAATACCACCGGGGCGCGGGGTAAAAGAGCTCTATGCATATGTTGATCAGTTCATAGAGGCAGAAAATGCCGGTGCCGATTACCAGCTACCGATATTCATCTACTTTGGCACGGGGCGTGACGTTTTTGAAATTCCCCTGCCTGAACCCTGTCTCTGTAAGCCTCGCCGGCGTTTTGATGCCCTGCATGGGGCCCTGCAAAGCCGGACAAATTTTAAGGGCTTTATGGAGTATTTCTATGCCTTGGGCCAGTTGGAGGCGAGGGCGCAGAAAAGATCAGGTTCCCCTGATCTTGAACTGCCCGAGTTACGAGCTATTCGTAGGGCTGTAAACTCTATGCTCCCGGATTTTTCTAATCCACAGGTTGTAGAGCAGTCAACCATTCAGGTGGATTGGCGTCAGGAGACGGGAGTCAAGCAGTTGACAATTGAGCAGCTCAGTAGTGGCCATCGGATGATTCTGGTCTTAGTGATGGACATTGCCGCCCGTATGGTGCAGGCAAATCCTCAAATGGCTGACCCCCTGCAGACCGAAGGTATTGTCCTGATTGATGAGGTGGATCTTCATCTCCATCCCAGTTGGCAGCAGGTAATCCTCCTTGATCTGATGAAGACCTTCCCCTGTATTCAATTTATTGTTACCACCCATAGTCCCCAGGTGGTTTCTGCTGTTGATCCTAGGAGTCTGCGGGTAATTGACTGGAGAGAGGACCAGCCCAGTCTGGTGCCCGTGGGCTTTTCTGCCGGTGCTGAGGCCCAGCAGGTTCTGCTCCAGGTGCTGGGGGTTGAATCATCCCGGGTGCAGCAGCTGGCGGTTGTACAAAAGTTGAAAAGGTATCAGGCTCTGGTGGATGCGGATAGGTGGGACTGTGAGGAGGCCTTGGAGCTACGTCGGGCGCTTGATATCTGGGGCGGGGAGCATGAGCCCGAGTTGGCCTGTTTGGATATGGATATTCGCATGAAAGAAATGGATAGATTCGATGAAGAAGATAATTAA
- a CDS encoding DUF6933 domain-containing protein → MLIFNCTRTACNFFTVSQGGVKVSPVEPAPHTNLADDDLKNSDGTKPALMQWLIHLIRVQGKNIILAMEIKSHYCMIFAGLKKGDATTFIQLFYERLFNNMQWYGESIGFMDETSFQPMATNFIKAHDEFRFFARDDAKIQKSIDNVAKDIRLWASKHDSSGNAAEQAAEFNQRVNSIPHKAGSQQGAIPSEVMFIYWIGHFCNAQEKEIKMARQRFEVLKKRELEQLGLLLRSKKNDS, encoded by the coding sequence ATGCTGATTTTTAACTGCACCAGGACAGCCTGTAATTTTTTCACCGTCAGTCAGGGGGGCGTCAAAGTCTCACCGGTAGAACCAGCCCCGCACACAAACTTGGCAGACGATGATCTGAAAAACAGTGATGGGACCAAACCTGCTCTGATGCAGTGGCTGATTCATCTGATAAGGGTGCAGGGCAAAAATATTATTCTGGCCATGGAGATAAAGAGTCATTATTGCATGATCTTTGCGGGTCTGAAGAAGGGTGATGCCACCACCTTTATTCAACTATTTTATGAACGCCTCTTTAATAATATGCAGTGGTATGGTGAAAGTATTGGCTTTATGGATGAAACCAGCTTCCAACCAATGGCTACAAATTTCATAAAAGCCCATGACGAGTTCCGTTTTTTTGCCCGCGACGATGCCAAAATCCAGAAAAGCATAGATAATGTGGCAAAGGACATTCGCCTCTGGGCCAGTAAGCATGACAGCTCTGGCAATGCGGCGGAACAGGCGGCAGAGTTTAACCAAAGGGTAAACAGTATCCCCCACAAAGCAGGATCCCAGCAGGGCGCCATCCCCTCTGAAGTAATGTTCATCTACTGGATCGGCCATTTTTGTAATGCTCAGGAAAAAGAGATAAAAATGGCTCGACAGCGCTTTGAAGTCCTTAAAAAAAGAGAGCTTGAACAGCTCGGACTTCTCCTTCGCAGTAAAAAGAATGACTCCTGA
- a CDS encoding YqiA/YcfP family alpha/beta fold hydrolase: protein MKVYFAHGKESGPWGSKIKRLALIARKEGLQVESIDYSDLPEADARVERLVKILRAEEETFLLVGSSMGAYVSLVASERVDAKGLFLLAPALYMSGYERQTHNSHCQHIEIVHGWSDDIIPASHSIKFAEEADCSLHLISGDHRLNSSLVAVERIFSQFLSSMREMSAL from the coding sequence ATGAAGGTATATTTTGCCCATGGGAAGGAGAGTGGTCCCTGGGGGAGCAAGATAAAGAGGCTTGCCCTGATCGCCCGTAAAGAGGGTCTTCAAGTTGAGAGTATTGATTATTCGGATCTTCCTGAGGCCGATGCTCGGGTTGAGCGATTGGTAAAGATCCTGCGGGCTGAGGAGGAGACCTTTCTGCTGGTGGGCTCAAGCATGGGCGCCTATGTTTCCCTGGTTGCATCTGAGAGGGTAGATGCCAAGGGGCTATTTCTTTTGGCACCAGCCCTCTATATGTCAGGATATGAGAGACAGACTCATAATTCTCATTGTCAACATATTGAAATCGTCCATGGTTGGTCCGACGATATTATCCCTGCCTCTCACTCAATAAAGTTTGCCGAGGAGGCAGATTGCTCCCTGCACCTGATCAGCGGAGATCATCGACTGAACTCCTCACTTGTGGCGGTGGAGAGGATATTTAGCCAGTTTTTGAGCTCGATGAGAGAGATGTCTGCCCTGTAA
- a CDS encoding alpha/beta fold hydrolase has translation MWRKRIALALILFSPCSLALGAEEVPINNECVILLHGLARTSRSMVSMEESLLSSGYRVINLDYPSRKFKIEKLADAAVSAALSECQEYSPRKVHFVTHSLGGILVRQYLSKRQIANLGRVVMLSPPNGGSEVVDKMKAVPGFFWLNGPAGQQLGTSAASIPRRLGRVGFELGVIAGNRSVNLILSLMITGEDDGKVSIENAKVEGMVDFLVLPHSHPFIMRATEVIRQTKYFLQHGAFQR, from the coding sequence ATGTGGCGTAAACGAATCGCGCTTGCCCTTATACTGTTCAGCCCCTGCTCCCTTGCGCTTGGGGCGGAGGAGGTGCCGATTAATAATGAATGTGTGATTCTTCTCCATGGTTTAGCCAGAACCAGCAGGTCAATGGTCAGCATGGAAGAGTCTCTGTTGTCCTCGGGTTACAGGGTTATTAATCTTGATTACCCCTCGCGGAAATTTAAGATTGAAAAATTGGCCGATGCTGCTGTTTCAGCGGCGCTCAGTGAGTGTCAGGAATACTCTCCCCGCAAAGTTCACTTTGTCACCCATTCATTGGGTGGAATCCTTGTTCGTCAATATCTCTCAAAGAGGCAGATTGCAAATCTTGGCCGGGTTGTCATGCTCAGTCCGCCTAATGGGGGGAGTGAGGTGGTGGATAAGATGAAGGCTGTGCCCGGCTTCTTTTGGCTCAATGGTCCGGCCGGTCAGCAGCTGGGAACCTCTGCGGCGAGCATTCCCCGGAGATTGGGCAGGGTAGGCTTTGAATTAGGGGTGATTGCCGGTAACAGGAGCGTTAACCTCATTCTTTCTCTTATGATTACGGGAGAGGACGATGGTAAGGTTTCCATAGAAAACGCTAAGGTGGAGGGGATGGTTGATTTTTTGGTTTTGCCCCACTCTCATCCCTTTATAATGAGAGCCACCGAGGTTATTCGTCAGACAAAATACTTTTTACAGCACGGTGCCTTTCAGAGGTAG
- a CDS encoding TerC family protein has protein sequence MFEWIVLPQGWIALVTLVALEIVLGIDNIIFISILVARLPESERNRARRLGILLAMASRLLLLFSIVWVMSLVEPWFSLAGNDFSGRDIILIVGGLFLLGKSTLEIHSSLEVAEREGPVLATSTFMAVLAQICILDVIFSLDSVITAVGLVQHTSIMVIAVVLSVAVMLVAAKSIGEFIDKNPTIKMLALSFLILIGVTLVGEGFDMHVAKAYIYFAMAFSVGVEMLNIRIRKNQDSKKVQLDKKIQ, from the coding sequence ATGTTTGAATGGATAGTGCTTCCACAGGGGTGGATAGCGCTGGTAACCCTGGTCGCCTTAGAAATTGTTCTTGGTATTGATAATATCATTTTTATTTCGATCTTGGTGGCTCGTCTGCCGGAATCGGAGAGAAACAGGGCTCGTCGGTTGGGTATCCTTCTGGCAATGGCCTCCAGGCTTCTCCTTCTCTTCTCTATTGTTTGGGTAATGAGTTTGGTAGAGCCCTGGTTTTCCCTGGCGGGTAATGATTTTTCCGGTAGAGATATTATTCTCATTGTCGGTGGCCTCTTTCTTCTCGGTAAATCTACCCTGGAGATACACAGCAGTTTGGAGGTAGCAGAGAGGGAGGGGCCTGTCCTGGCGACAAGCACATTTATGGCGGTGCTGGCCCAAATTTGTATCCTGGATGTTATTTTTTCCCTCGATTCGGTGATCACCGCAGTCGGCCTTGTTCAGCACACCTCCATTATGGTTATTGCCGTTGTTCTCTCCGTGGCTGTTATGCTGGTTGCGGCAAAATCCATTGGCGAGTTTATTGATAAGAATCCGACCATCAAAATGTTGGCCCTCTCCTTTCTTATTCTCATAGGGGTCACCTTGGTGGGGGAAGGTTTTGATATGCATGTGGCCAAGGCCTATATCTACTTTGCCATGGCCTTTTCGGTGGGTGTTGAGATGTTGAATATTAGAATCCGAAAAAATCAGGATTCTAAAAAGGTTCAGCTTGATAAAAAAATACAATGA
- a CDS encoding CHASE4 domain-containing protein, which translates to MRKINASPFRAKFIEAIALIISSLAYVLIISWTLNLRIIQPAFQQLEKRQGLEDIGRVRATIKNEFPSLTLLTQDWGDWDETYKFSQNHNQEYLEANVPSLTTLSKSTKIDFLALYDLNAIELFKGAYHPDMEREVNLHSTPSIRSLVASVLKTNREKKGLFKTDEGLLALVARPILTSEGRGPSHGVIIMGRFLSQLLLSSVGKKCPIPFELFIQDDKRLSAPEKALFAKLSATAPRFTPVFHQGFVYQTYPDIEEEAVLLLRTPLRDHITSLGRQTGYILLATLGSIALALLTFLAGYRMQQKISVQELQESEIRYRTLFENKHTIMLLVDPESRAITDANPAACNYYGFNHKKMLKLKIDQINAVPTEDTWARIDLIRLGKQKHFITRHSQADGTIRDVEIYCEPISLNGRALLFSIVHDITTRLQAEVELAQLEAQSRQLHKSEGLSRMAGAVAHLFNNQLTVVLGNLEMVIDEEAEGRSREMLIMAKQAARRVSETSGMMLTYLGQHSETLEPCPLSDICQHYLTELQANTPSNIAIRTDLIFPSPLIHGNAKQLKQVLSYLTTNSAEAIAEDWGEISLTTSIVETSDIPQEYLIPRDITFTSGTLACLQIRDTGCGMTKKSLERIFDPFFTTQFPGRGLGLPVVLGIIRSWGGWIGVESKHNQGSTFRLYLPLSKGKE; encoded by the coding sequence TTGCGCAAAATAAACGCATCACCCTTCAGGGCAAAATTTATCGAAGCAATAGCACTGATAATCTCCAGTCTAGCATATGTTTTAATAATTTCCTGGACACTTAATCTCCGCATAATCCAACCGGCATTCCAACAGTTAGAAAAAAGACAAGGGCTAGAGGACATCGGCCGAGTTCGCGCCACCATCAAAAATGAATTCCCCAGCCTTACCCTCCTTACCCAAGATTGGGGCGACTGGGATGAGACCTACAAATTTAGCCAAAACCACAATCAAGAGTACCTTGAGGCGAATGTTCCCTCATTAACAACCCTCTCCAAATCAACCAAGATCGACTTCCTGGCGCTCTACGACCTGAACGCCATAGAACTCTTCAAAGGAGCTTATCATCCGGATATGGAACGTGAGGTTAACCTTCATAGCACTCCTTCCATAAGATCCCTGGTTGCATCGGTGCTTAAAACGAATAGAGAGAAAAAGGGCCTCTTTAAAACAGATGAGGGCTTACTGGCCTTAGTGGCCAGGCCGATACTCACATCGGAGGGAAGGGGGCCCAGCCACGGCGTTATCATCATGGGACGATTTCTCTCCCAGCTTCTGCTCAGCTCCGTTGGAAAAAAATGCCCTATTCCCTTCGAGCTATTTATTCAGGATGACAAGAGGTTATCAGCCCCGGAAAAGGCACTATTCGCCAAGCTCTCCGCAACAGCACCAAGGTTCACCCCGGTATTCCATCAGGGCTTTGTCTATCAGACCTACCCGGACATCGAAGAGGAGGCGGTATTACTCTTACGTACGCCCCTGCGTGACCATATCACCTCACTTGGCCGACAAACTGGCTATATTCTTCTGGCAACGCTTGGATCCATTGCCCTGGCATTATTAACTTTCCTGGCAGGATACAGAATGCAGCAAAAAATATCGGTACAGGAATTACAAGAAAGTGAAATACGATACAGGACCTTATTTGAAAATAAGCATACCATTATGCTCCTCGTCGACCCTGAGAGCAGGGCTATCACAGATGCCAATCCTGCCGCCTGCAACTATTATGGCTTTAACCATAAGAAGATGCTTAAGCTGAAGATTGATCAGATTAATGCCGTACCGACCGAGGACACCTGGGCCAGAATAGACCTTATTCGCCTCGGGAAACAAAAACACTTTATCACCAGACATAGCCAAGCTGACGGCACGATCCGTGATGTAGAGATCTATTGCGAACCCATAAGCCTCAATGGCAGGGCTCTGCTCTTTTCAATTGTCCATGATATCACCACACGTCTCCAGGCCGAGGTTGAACTGGCCCAACTGGAGGCACAAAGCCGACAGCTACACAAGAGTGAAGGCCTGAGCAGGATGGCCGGTGCTGTCGCCCACCTCTTTAATAACCAGCTCACCGTTGTCCTAGGCAACCTGGAAATGGTTATAGATGAAGAGGCAGAGGGCAGATCACGGGAGATGCTCATTATGGCAAAACAGGCAGCGCGCAGAGTTTCAGAGACAAGCGGCATGATGCTCACCTATCTCGGCCAACATTCAGAGACCCTGGAACCCTGTCCGCTCTCCGATATCTGTCAGCACTATCTGACAGAGCTTCAGGCCAATACCCCTAGCAATATTGCCATCCGGACAGATCTTATTTTTCCCAGTCCGCTCATCCATGGCAATGCCAAACAGCTCAAACAGGTTCTGTCCTACCTCACAACCAATAGCGCGGAGGCAATTGCCGAGGATTGGGGTGAAATTTCCCTGACAACATCCATTGTTGAGACTAGCGACATTCCTCAGGAATATCTTATACCAAGAGATATAACATTCACCTCAGGCACCCTGGCCTGTCTGCAAATCAGGGATACGGGCTGCGGAATGACAAAGAAGTCTCTGGAGAGAATATTCGACCCCTTCTTCACCACCCAGTTCCCCGGCAGGGGCTTAGGTCTTCCCGTCGTCCTCGGTATCATTCGCTCATGGGGCGGTTGGATCGGAGTGGAGAGCAAGCACAATCAGGGAAGCACCTTCCGCCTCTACCTGCCTCTGAGCAAAGGGAAGGAATGA
- a CDS encoding citrate synthase — protein sequence MSEKATLTVGGASYELDVTSGTEDERCIDIQSLRAKSGYITMDPGFGSTGACFSDITYVDGERGILRYRGYPIEQIAERASFVETCSLIIYGELPDAETLNRFRRALAEHAPLHTSLYHYFSGFPESSPPMAILSAMLNLVSCFHPGVLEVHSEGHGFDRTAALLLSKVRTIAAWSYRMSVGKPFNQPNPHLTYCANFLHMMFSEPFQEYIPSPAVERALALFLILHADHEQNCSTSTVRTVASSRANLFSSVASGVCALWGPLHGGANAAVIEMLEEIMASGRKIDYYINRAKDKSNDYKLMGFGHRVYKNFDPRASILKKRVYEVLAELHKSDPLLDIALELEEKTLKDEYFISRKLYPNVDFYSGILLRAIGIPPEMYTVMFAIGRMPGWIANWRELHDQNLRITRPRQVYTGRQERSFVPLEER from the coding sequence ATGAGTGAAAAAGCAACCCTGACTGTTGGCGGTGCAAGTTATGAACTTGATGTTACCAGTGGAACGGAGGATGAGAGGTGTATTGATATTCAATCGTTACGTGCTAAATCGGGCTATATCACCATGGATCCAGGCTTTGGCAGTACTGGTGCCTGCTTCTCTGATATCACATATGTTGATGGTGAGAGAGGAATCCTGCGTTATCGTGGCTACCCTATTGAGCAGATAGCGGAGAGGGCAAGTTTTGTGGAGACATGCTCGCTGATTATCTATGGTGAACTTCCCGATGCAGAAACCCTGAACAGGTTTCGCAGGGCCCTGGCAGAACATGCGCCACTGCACACAAGCCTCTATCACTACTTTTCCGGATTTCCCGAATCGTCGCCTCCCATGGCGATTCTCTCGGCAATGCTTAACCTGGTCTCCTGTTTCCACCCCGGTGTTCTGGAGGTACACTCAGAGGGGCATGGCTTTGATCGAACTGCCGCCCTCCTCCTGTCCAAGGTTCGAACCATAGCAGCCTGGTCCTATCGGATGTCTGTCGGCAAACCCTTTAATCAGCCAAACCCCCATCTCACTTACTGTGCAAATTTTCTGCATATGATGTTTTCCGAGCCCTTTCAAGAATATATCCCCAGTCCAGCTGTCGAAAGGGCTTTGGCACTTTTCCTGATACTCCATGCCGATCATGAGCAGAACTGCTCGACCTCAACGGTGAGAACAGTGGCCAGTTCCAGGGCGAACCTGTTTAGTTCCGTCGCCTCAGGGGTATGTGCCCTTTGGGGACCCCTGCATGGTGGTGCCAATGCAGCCGTGATAGAGATGCTGGAAGAGATTATGGCCTCGGGCCGGAAGATTGACTATTATATCAACAGGGCAAAGGATAAAAGTAACGATTACAAACTGATGGGCTTTGGCCATCGGGTCTATAAAAATTTTGATCCCCGGGCCAGCATCCTCAAGAAGAGGGTTTATGAGGTACTTGCAGAGCTGCACAAATCCGATCCTCTGCTTGATATTGCCCTGGAGCTTGAGGAGAAAACCCTGAAAGATGAGTACTTTATCAGTCGTAAACTCTACCCTAATGTCGATTTCTATAGCGGCATTCTTCTCAGGGCAATAGGAATTCCTCCGGAGATGTACACGGTGATGTTTGCCATTGGTAGAATGCCCGGCTGGATAGCAAATTGGCGGGAACTGCATGACCAGAACCTCCGTATTACCCGGCCACGTCAGGTCTATACGGGGAGGCAGGAGAGATCCTTTGTCCCCCTTGAAGAGAGGTAA
- a CDS encoding M48 metallopeptidase family protein: MQELQYLQGYPDHITEQVQRLIAEQKLDKLLLKKYPKPHEIRTDKALYRYVMAIKNSSIQQSQPLSKILFDAKIKMQHQALGVHKFISRVQGGKLKAKNEIRIASTFRNTPEPLLRMIVVHELAHLKEKEHNKAFFQLCKHIEPEYHQLEFDMRLYLTQVDLAGPLYKKEAPASPI, translated from the coding sequence GTGCAGGAATTACAATATTTACAGGGATATCCAGACCATATCACAGAGCAGGTCCAGCGCCTGATAGCAGAACAGAAATTAGATAAGCTCCTGCTGAAGAAATATCCAAAGCCGCATGAGATTCGGACAGACAAGGCTCTCTACCGCTATGTGATGGCAATAAAGAATAGTTCCATTCAGCAATCACAGCCCCTGAGCAAGATACTCTTTGACGCAAAAATCAAGATGCAACACCAGGCCCTGGGGGTGCATAAATTTATCTCACGGGTGCAGGGTGGTAAGCTCAAGGCTAAAAATGAGATCCGCATCGCCTCCACCTTCAGGAATACCCCGGAACCCCTTCTCCGCATGATTGTCGTCCATGAACTGGCCCATCTTAAAGAGAAAGAGCACAACAAGGCATTTTTCCAACTCTGCAAACATATAGAGCCTGAATACCATCAGCTCGAATTTGATATGCGCCTCTACCTGACCCAGGTCGATCTGGCCGGCCCCTTATATAAAAAGGAAGCACCCGCCAGCCCCATATGA
- a CDS encoding lipocalin-like domain-containing protein: protein MKFIFSIVLVLFLAIAGLGIYKFNLLEDDIYMSADAVRHEDMIGGWVRPIESMPGEVEGFELRPNGVAVSINMATLPYTSWQLLTGKLILKGRSVGNGTSSVITETYTINSVGKANMSVIDEQGRDIVFDHQPLKEPNNQ from the coding sequence ATGAAATTTATTTTCTCGATCGTTCTGGTACTTTTTCTAGCAATTGCAGGACTGGGCATATACAAATTCAACCTGCTTGAAGACGATATCTATATGTCCGCTGATGCAGTCAGGCACGAGGATATGATCGGAGGATGGGTTCGACCGATAGAAAGCATGCCCGGCGAAGTCGAAGGTTTTGAACTACGTCCCAATGGAGTTGCCGTTTCAATCAATATGGCCACTCTGCCCTACACCTCGTGGCAACTGCTGACAGGAAAGTTGATCCTCAAGGGTAGATCAGTGGGCAACGGTACTAGTTCTGTAATAACAGAGACTTACACCATCAACAGCGTGGGAAAAGCAAACATGTCTGTCATCGATGAACAGGGTCGAGATATCGTATTTGACCATCAGCCCCTCAAAGAGCCCAACAACCAATAA
- a CDS encoding DUF1835 domain-containing protein, which yields MTPNNFIVHLVQGGSAGGCLRLACKSFGLPGSVHLIQDDFSHGPLKNGPAREKYLRDCSRGYADEEEDEINTLAPWLSLSEILDKGSIKQVCIWAGENAAEKTFLEMACWYLRNYAGTIMRVGATGLEQLPYIAPQNPETLVRLFAQGQILERADRTVLVESFIQTRDEESTLRRWEAGEIISVPVDYYDSLLMERCSSQWTWAAKIVGEAMGRCDAHNLLGDVFLTSRLQYLIDQGMLQYKGERKSLRDYWLRLT from the coding sequence ATGACACCTAATAATTTCATTGTACATCTCGTGCAAGGAGGAAGCGCCGGGGGGTGCCTACGTCTTGCCTGCAAGTCATTTGGTTTACCCGGCAGCGTTCATCTCATCCAGGATGATTTCAGTCATGGTCCCTTAAAAAATGGCCCTGCCCGTGAAAAATATCTACGTGATTGCTCCCGCGGATATGCAGATGAGGAGGAGGATGAGATTAATACCTTAGCCCCCTGGCTCTCACTCAGTGAAATATTGGACAAGGGGTCCATTAAGCAGGTATGTATCTGGGCTGGTGAAAACGCTGCCGAGAAAACGTTTTTAGAAATGGCATGCTGGTATCTTCGTAACTACGCTGGAACCATAATGCGGGTAGGGGCTACGGGATTGGAGCAGCTTCCCTATATTGCTCCCCAGAACCCGGAAACCCTGGTCAGACTATTTGCACAAGGTCAAATTTTAGAGAGGGCCGATCGCACCGTACTTGTTGAGAGTTTCATTCAGACAAGAGATGAGGAGAGCACCCTGAGGAGATGGGAAGCTGGAGAGATCATTTCAGTACCGGTAGATTACTATGACAGCCTGCTGATGGAGCGATGCTCCAGCCAATGGACATGGGCGGCCAAAATTGTCGGTGAGGCAATGGGGCGATGTGATGCTCACAATCTGCTCGGCGATGTCTTCCTGACGAGCCGGCTTCAATATCTGATCGACCAGGGCATGCTACAGTATAAGGGCGAACGGAAAAGCCTCCGAGACTATTGGCTCCGCTTGACCTAA
- a CDS encoding AAA family ATPase: MEVQRFQLHNIGCFEQLEILLAPTKENNSNITVFIGNNGAGKTSLLKSLATSLSWLVSRIRSEAGSGSPIPELVIQNSKNSAAIDIQVSDKNITTSSAKDLSAPSTFEWRIAKSRKGRKGEHKSLLQQASLLANAYRDRLSADEQTALPLMAFYSVERVVIEIPLRIKGKHSFLQLDGYDNSLQQGVDFKRFFEWFRKREDTENESIIPPEILKQLQELTEENSSLQQELQKLNASNRDRQLTAVRTAISSFMPGFTNLRVRRKPRLHMAIDKDGDTFDVAQLSQGEKSLMTLVGDIARRLAMMNPGRQNPLEGEGIILIDEVDMHLHPRWQRTVLANLSKTFPHCQFVVSTHSPLVVSDMANTLCYSLDNGMLKEIKGLYGQDANQVLTIVMDTASRSEEIQEKLDRVLDSLQDGDLEGLAERQGA; the protein is encoded by the coding sequence ATGGAAGTACAAAGGTTTCAACTGCATAATATAGGCTGTTTTGAACAACTGGAAATTTTGCTCGCTCCCACAAAAGAGAACAACAGCAATATTACTGTATTTATTGGTAATAATGGTGCAGGCAAGACCTCATTATTAAAATCTTTGGCAACATCCCTAAGCTGGTTGGTCTCTCGCATTCGAAGCGAGGCGGGCAGTGGTAGCCCTATCCCAGAACTCGTTATCCAAAATAGCAAAAACTCCGCAGCGATTGATATTCAAGTTTCTGATAAAAATATCACTACCTCCTCTGCAAAAGATCTCTCTGCCCCCTCAACCTTTGAGTGGAGAATTGCCAAATCTCGAAAGGGACGAAAGGGAGAACATAAGAGCCTATTACAACAGGCGAGTCTCTTGGCAAACGCCTATCGCGATCGACTCTCGGCAGATGAACAAACGGCTTTACCGCTCATGGCTTTTTATTCTGTTGAGCGTGTTGTTATTGAAATACCTCTACGGATAAAGGGCAAGCATAGCTTTCTCCAGCTCGATGGATACGACAACTCACTACAGCAAGGAGTTGATTTCAAACGTTTCTTTGAGTGGTTCAGAAAAAGAGAGGATACAGAAAACGAATCGATTATCCCCCCTGAGATCTTGAAACAGCTACAGGAGCTTACAGAGGAAAACAGCAGCCTGCAACAGGAGTTACAAAAGCTGAATGCCTCAAACAGAGACCGACAGCTCACAGCAGTACGGACCGCCATCAGTAGCTTTATGCCCGGATTTACCAATCTGAGAGTACGAAGAAAACCACGCCTGCATATGGCCATCGACAAAGATGGAGACACCTTTGATGTAGCCCAACTTTCCCAGGGAGAAAAGTCTCTGATGACCCTGGTTGGTGATATTGCCCGACGTCTGGCCATGATGAATCCTGGACGGCAAAACCCTCTTGAAGGGGAGGGAATCATCCTCATCGATGAGGTTGATATGCATCTCCACCCGCGCTGGCAACGTACGGTCCTTGCCAATCTGAGCAAGACCTTCCCTCATTGTCAGTTTGTGGTAAGCACCCACTCACCACTGGTGGTGAGCGATATGGCCAACACCCTCTGCTACTCTTTGGACAATGGCATGCTAAAAGAGATTAAGGGGCTCTATGGTCAGGATGCCAATCAGGTGCTCACCATTGTGATGGACACGGCAAGTCGCTCCGAAGAGATACAGGAAAAACTGGATAGGGTGCTTGACTCTCTACAGGATGGGGACTTAGAGGGGCTAGCTGAAAGACAAGGAGCATAA